The window cctcactatgcaaatctttttatggcaaaattggaggaagatttcatgtcaatgtgcatcgtaaaaccaatgttgtatctccgttacatagatgacatcttcataatctggactgccagtgaaaaggacctcctccattttcataatgaatataattgttttcaccccaacataaagctgaagctgaattactcaaaaacagaagtcagcttccttgacaccaccgttcaactgaaagacaacacccttgtaacttctatttttcacaaaccgacagacagacagacctacctgaaaaatgatagcttccaccccaagcatataaggcgctccattattttcagccaagcaatacggtacaatcgtatttgctcagacccaacagaccgggatcaacaactgcaggagctcagacaagatttcatcaaacaaggttacaccccgaaaacaacagacactcaaataagaagagctactgccatacccagagacaaccttctggaatataaaaacaaagacaacaaggatcgcatcccccttgttgtcacctacaacccacatcttgaaacacttcgaaaaattataaaagaacttcagccaatactaaacaatgaccaaacactgaaaaatgtatttcctgaacctcccctcctggcatacagacaaccaccaaaccttcaacaattaattgtccgaggctccctaagtgaaccaacagaaaatggcacatctccatgcctacagaaaagatgcaaaacatgtgcccacatctatgatacagaccgtatagttataccacactgccgacttgaacatcacatcaagggatcattttcctgcagatcatctaatgtagtctacctaattttctgcatgaaatgtcctgacactgcattctatgtgggagaaactggacaaacactccgccagagaatgaacttacacaggttccacattaaacatgatgtagatgttcctgtggcggcccacttcaacagccatggacactgtgagaaggactttaaggtcacagtgcttatgggcaacttcaaaacacagcaagagagaaaagaatgggaagttaaactcatgctaaaatttaatactttacaacatggattgaataaagacaagagttttatggccagatatgaggattgtttacatctctcagaatgacagacaacctgtctacagacccacattgttttgaaaaaactcattacaaacttcaaaagactttgttggacagttatcttatccagagatcttgacaatacattgttattttctctcttgctaaattaaccctagcctgaatgaatctattaattttttacattcaaaatctctcatttaaatatttaccaatgttgtttcttgtcctagagtgtgtatataaacataggaaacttcagtttctgtattacatcttgcctgaagaaggggcctgagttgcctcgaaagcttgcatattgtaatctttctagttagccaataaaaggtgtcattttgcttggcttttctcttcattgggattaataaagtatctatctatctatcttatctatctatctatctatgccagtACTACAACTGCCAGAGAGCTGgttgaatcttggctatcaaacgagaacgccattaacagacacttggacataaacccagcatatgcaaacttaagaacaaCATCTTCATAATAAACTAAACTTTACAACCAATACAATTCCCCAAGCCCCTCCAACCcgccccccccaaccccacctcctgaacccagtatcaacaaattcttcaggataatgttcaagcatcagtcacaaagttgaagttacgcaggggttggatattccaacaacacAATTAcccaaaacacatttcacaatctacaaaggcattcatgcagcgggtgaagtacaatgttctggaatggccgtcacagtcccttgacttgaatgtcatcgaaaatggatggatggccatcaaatgtaactgaactggagagattttgtatggaagattgGTCAAAAATGCCTCcacccagaatccagacactcatcaaaggctataggaggcgtcaagaggctgttatatttgcatatGGAGgcacaactaagtattgatgtaatatctcttttgggtgcccaaatttatgcacctgtctaattttgttatgatgcatattgcatattttctgttaatccaataaacttaatgtcactgctgaaatactactgtttccataaggcatgtcatatattaaaaggaagttgctactttgaaagctcactcaataataaacaaaaatccaaagaattaagaggggttcccaaacttttttatgacTGTAAGTCCAAATAGATTGACAAAACAGCATGCAATAGTTACACCAGTCAGACTGAAGATTATTTGATTAATATAGTATTATTTGCCAGTTTTATCCAGGATTCCTTTAAAATGGTTGTTGTTAGAAGTTTATGAAAGAAATCAAGCTTATATCTGAATGTCTTATAAAATTACATATCAATTTCCCATTTGTCATTAGTTTCTAAAGTCCTAGAAAAAGCTGTAGTTTCACAGCTTTCCTCATAAAAAATAATCTATCTTGAAAACTTCAGTTTGATTTTTGTCCAGGGCACTTCACACAAATGGTTATAGCttatataataaatgaaatccTAATATGGTGTGATGTTGGAAATGCTGGCATTATTGTGCCAAACTTAACCAAACTGACCACAACATGCTACTACATAGCTTTGAGAGTTTAGTTTGATCATAATGCAATGTTAttgttgtgtgttttatgttttttaatcatATAATTTCCAAACATTTGGAAGTCTAATCATAGTACTCAGCTAACTAGATGTGGTGTATTTCTCCCACCTCTTGTTTCTAAAATATGGAtgacattttcttgtattttttcccATATTAATATTTCATGGATatggtttttgttttaaaattcattgtttgcTTACACATTACCCAGTTTTTTCTTCTagacaaaaatgtatattgtacaAGAGTTCTGACCAAAAATATGCAGTGGTAGTGTGCTGTCTGGTCGGGTATGTTCCATATGTGTGCCACCTAAaattatcagaatcagaaaactttattccCAAAGGAAAGTACTTGTGTTACAGCTGTACAGATAGACAAAGTCACAACTTGAAgagcaaatattaaaaagcatATAAATATCAAACTACAATAAATCCTCATTCACTATGCTCTAGATACTATACATCTGAGTTTGTTACAAAATCCCTGATTTACTAAACAGAATAGCACACTGAGAAAGAAGTAATTCACATAATAATATTGCACATATACAAGTAGGTGAAGTATTgcacattttgagaaaaaaagttATTCACACGAGAAGCAACAGATGAATTATTGCACATCTAAGTGGTTGAAAACATGTTCTGGGAGATCCATTAAAGATAGAGGGAACAGCTTATTGTGTGGATGAGTGACCAGACGAGGAGTTATAGAGTGTAATGGCTGAGGAGAGGAAGGATTTTCTGTGACGTTCAGTGGAGCATTATCTGATCTAgcagtttccaagctgtccagtttctcaCGTACCATAGAGCCAGCCTTCTCAATCAATTAGTTAAGCTTCTTAATGACTGCTACCTTTACGCTAATTGTGCCTCAGCAAAAACAGTGGCACTGGCAGCCGCTTACTTATAGAACTTCCACAGTATAGTATTGCAGACCCTAAAGAATTTGAGTCTGCATAGGAAATACAGTCTACTTTGACTGTTCTTATATATGACCAGTGAGTTCTTAGACCAGCTAACTTACTGTTCATATACACTCCGAGGTACTTGTAGTCCTGAATAATCTCTACATCCACACCCCTAATAGACAGGAGAGTAACTAGAAGTCACGTTCTTCCTAAATCCATCACCAGTTCTTtagttaattttccttttttataagtTGTACCACTATTATTTTTGGGGAAAGAACTATCAAGAGTTTAACATGTTTCTTCAAGgaagtacagtatatttgctAGAGCTAGTTTGATCTGGTTAGCATAATCAGTTTAGTACAGTTTAATTTCACTGGCTGCTAAAATTtgtcttagattttttttaatctgttcccaagtaattttttaaaattcaaactattttaaaattttttaatgacaaatacttttttctttgtttaaatgacaatatattataatTTTGAAGTGAAGGTCTTACatttattacttcttttaatttcacTGCAAGTATGAAATCTGTAATTCTTGCTCTTCTCCATTCTCCAGGAGTCTGATGTTAATGAGCATCCTAAACGAGTGTTTTGGCAACCTGAACTGGTTCGGCTCTATAATGAAAGATGAAGGTGAAACTGCAGTTATGGTGACTGAGACGTACCCAGAAACACCTTTTTTTTGGGCTATCCAATTGTCTGAggtattaatttaaaacaagcacaAATTGTAAATGTGGCCTTTACTGGTTCCACGCCTCAGTAATATGTTAGTTCAATTATTTGTCCACCCTCCTGGCTGACATTAATCATATTTGATACTGTGACCTAATTATATTTACAGGtgtcacaaaacaaaatggtgactcTATTCACAGCGATTGCCAAGTCAGAAAAGAACCAGCCTTATCTTGGTAAAGATGATGCTCACCGGGGAAAAAAATGTCTTGCTGAGTTTTTGTTTACACCACATGATGCAGGTGCTTGGAACAGGTAAAGGGATTGTTAGCATTTTTTCAATTTCTGCCGTATATGAGGTTTCGTTATTATACAGTatggatgactttctgttgttCATTATTAGATGTCTCCCCATCTTATTCTTTAAATACTCCCTGAGTTCCAATTGTAAAGATCACTTATCGATTTAAGACACTTACTTTTTGCATTGGATTGTTTGATAAATAAGAGCAAAATGAGAATAATCTGCTAGTAATGCCTATGTCCCATCCTCACTAGAGGTTTCTAAGGCAGCATTCCCCAGTGGTCTAATGGCAAGAaatgaacccatccatccattttctgacccacATATTCCAATTCAGATTCCAAGGAGTGAGAACCAGTTTTAAAAGGTTTGGATGTTGACATATACATAACATGACATATAATGAATATACCAGCAATTTGTTTTACACTGAACTGAAGGAGACGCAACAAACATATACTACTTACATGTGTAATAGTTTtacatgacaaaataaattaactacCCTACTGCATAGTAAACTGCATAGTAAACTACTATGTAGTTAAAAATATCATGAGTGACTATAGCAACAATGATAATATTAAGTGTTTTGTCTATTTCTAAATATggtatctttgtttttaatttatgaataatataattaattagaACAATTAATATGCAAATTGGTTTGACTGCAATGATAAGTTTAAGATCACAAGAAttcacaaaagtaaataaatacattcatacgAAAGTTAGGTATATGAGTACAAACTTTAAAATATTAGTTCACCCTGATAACGGTTAGTAAAAGAAATctctgaaaatgttatattattgtTCTGTCTCCATCCAAAAACATAACATGTCCCAGGATGTATTGTCCAAAGTATACCAATTTGGTGTGCCATGCTAGTGACCATCACTGCTGAAGAATATTAATTTAGTTTCATTagtcattacttacaaaaagtaactaaatatgttacatagtataaaatgtaatgcattactaACACTGCATTACttattcttcttttgtatgataaactgcacattttactggccagcatttgttattaaatccagTGCTTCAAGTACAGCATACTGACTTTGGTCCCACCGTTCAATCTGTTTTTATGCCATCGTAAAACTGAGAGGGGGCATAGCTCTTGCTTGactaaaaaattgtgaaaaatttgAAGTGCATTATGAGGAGGACCAGgaagcaaacaaaaacagaaattattgGCACTTATTTATTTCCACTTTAAGTACTGATTAAATCATAAGCCCAGATATGAACCTTCTTGTGTTTTATAGATGCATTTAGTCCTTTGTGTACTGAAGATTTACAATTGCAAGATTTACAAGACTTGAGGTACTATATGACCACTGGCCGCTGCACAATATTTTgtcatatctatagcaaataactggacttaacagaaacctataaatctttttagtttattatattttgtgcAGCACACTtggtttctgtttgtttgtacCATTCCAACCTTCAAGGGTGTGTTCTGTTTACCACATCTTGATTTACAGTCAGTGCAACTGCAATAATCCCTGGCTCCCTGTGACTATAAACTGTATGGATTAAATTACACCTCAGCACATGCAAAATTAAATCTATACTTATAACTGTTGTTTAGTTCTTTccacttgattgcatgctacacACATGCTTTCAGGAATAACTTTAACAATTAGAATAAGTGTTGCATtacacattactttaaaaagtaatctttaCTGCATCACCCTCATTATTAATGTGTCATGCTCAACACAACCAGACAAAATTCGGTACAATGTTTATATCTGATATGAATAATTAAGAGATATATGGTGCATAAGACTGTTCAGATTTCAAACAAATTAAAgcttaatatttttgaaattgtaatTGATAAAGTCagtgatagagctgccaggcaagagaaaaaagaggaaggcctaagagaaggtttatggatgtggtgagagagcacatgcaggtgatgggtgtaacagaacaagatgcagaggactgaaagctatggaagaagatgatccgctgtggcagcccctaatgggagcagccgaaagaagaagtagaagaagaaagtCAGTGACTCTTTTgtacctgaaaagaaaaaaaaatgtagcacaTCAACTTCTAAAGGCAGCTCCAGGATTCAGTAGAAATTAATCAGTACTTGCTCCTCATTTTCTTACTTGGTTCTTTTGCTTGTTTCTCCTCAAACACTTACTACTTAAAATTAGGCTGTGAAATACATGAACActcattcttttttttcaccATAATATAATTCATAGGACAAATAAGAGGTAATACAAAGAATATAGAATAGACTGTGAATTGATGTGTTTTGAATTTCTCAATAAGGGATGTATTGTAGCTTATTTGGCAGCAGGAGGTGGTGGGACTGTGTGACTAGAACATCATTGTTTACAAAATACTGAGCTGACCTCTTATGCATAAAAAAGAATTGCTCTTTCACATTGATTTTGAGGGAAGTTCTGCATTATGTAATTTTAGAAGGAAGCACACATTTCATGTAGTTTAATTTTATGGAGTTCCTTCTGCTTCTATGCCTCACTTTCATGTATTTTATCTAGAAGTACTCAAAATTTCATTCAAAGTCCAAACATATTCAGTTCCTACAGATTACTGATGTCCCATGCAGAATTGGCTACTACTTTGCACCCAAAAATGCTGTCATAAGCTACCCATAACCATTAACAGATTGATAAAGCTGGAAGCTAAAACATGCCTTAAATGCCTGAAACTTCAAAGCTATCTCAAGTTTATCTGCATTTTAAAGGGATCTCACATTGACACCTGTCCATGTCTCTTTGCAATGCACTACCTTCTTGTGGCCAGAATGTCATTGAGCCAGTTGACAATACTCTGTGACCCATCTGTTATGGGTTCTCAACAACTATGAAAAACCtagtatgtcacatctttcatGTTTTtggcaaatttagaaaatggtgTTGCCCCTATAATTAACgatctctagatttcatttttcctgagcttcacttacacaatattatttttttttttccatgaatcaACAACATCTGCCATTTAAATCGTGCAGCTGCAGCATTTAAATCACATGATCATGTTTTCATTGGTAGGCATTCATTCCTGATTGGTCATTGGAGTTGATTAGTATTTgtcttacagtatgtgaaatgctGTGTACATACTAGCTTCTACCATCGTGCTATGaccggaatgaagacatatttggcaaTCACCACTACCTTGTAACATCAAGTaactccaaaaattaaaaaaaaaaaaactcaattttgaaaaaatggcagTTACTGGGTTTTTCCCTAATACATGAGAATTGTCCTTGGCATAGCATACTTCATGTTCAAAATAACAATAAGACAAGTCACTTACATAGGGGGTAccacttacctgctgtttttttttttttttttttttttccatacagtccTTTTATATAAAAAGTTTATCTCTATACCTTTATTAAATTTTGCATTTGCTTTGACAGAGCCTGTATTTTAGAAGTGGTCAACTTCTTTGCACTGGTCTTTTTTGTGGATTTTGGGAGTACTGCTTTTATTCCCATCTACTCGCTAAAGTTTCTGAGTGAAGAAGAGTTCTGGCAAATTCCACCCCTGACACAACCCTTCATGTTAGAAGAAGGtatttcttctgcttttaatttttttttctgcagtataCAAAAtgggttaaaatgttttatttctttaagtaTTTAATAATAGTACAAATATAATAATGCATCTAATAATTGTAATGGAGAAACAAGTGTATTTTGTTCTAAGATCTTATTCATTGCTTATGGTGAAACTAAAAAATTATACTTGGATATACTTTTATTAATGGACTTATCATCCTTATTTTTTATAGCACTACTTGTCCACAACTTCCACATCTTTATGGGGATTCCTGGATTGCATGAGTGTTATAACATACTCTATTTAGTGCACtgctctgagagagagagagagagagagagagagataaaataaGAATCTAGGTGAAGGATGGGACATAGAAGAACACGTACACAGAGCTTTGTGCTAAAACTTTCAACCAACTCTGTAGTCAAGAACAGCTGTAGAAATGAAGCAGCAGTTTTGCAATCTGATCAGAGCCTAATAT of the Erpetoichthys calabaricus chromosome 2, fErpCal1.3, whole genome shotgun sequence genome contains:
- the LOC114643000 gene encoding tudor domain-containing protein 10 isoform X2, whose translation is MEFQTQHQGSGERKVPEIYVGNLPTDISEKSSLPEKTKDTEFIKASIPPTKDKSPSCKNAIFIKNCRKIFYAVPMEMRSLMLMSILNECFGNLNWFGSIMKDEGETAVMVTETYPETPFFWAIQLSEVSQNKMVTLFTAIAKSEKNQPYLGKDDAHRGKKCLAEFLFTPHDAGAWNRACILEVVNFFALVFFVDFGSTAFIPIYSLKFLSEEEFWQIPPLTQPFMLEEDVFCKERLVKTVLRGKIVGSHMCEHHIHRFVPFSEEARFHVRDLQERL